TTCCAGTAGGAGACCGCATTCGGGCCGACGGTGGTGATGGTGACCGTTTGCTCGGGCTGCGGCGTGACGCTCGGTTGAAGCGGTTGCGCCGGGGCGTCATCGCTGCCGCCGCCGCAGGCGGTCGACAGGCAGCAGGCGCACAGGACGGCGAGGGTCGTCATCGGCATGTGGGGCAGGTGTGTCATGGTGTTCGCTCCGCTTTCGGCCGGAGAGCGAGACATTCACCCCCCGCCGCAAGCAGAGTCTCTGAGCGCCAATGAGCTGGCGCTGCACCAAGTGACGAACGCGGCGAAATCCGGGCCGAATGCGGCGAGGCGCTTCCGAATGCCGCCCCCGGCCCTCTCTACAATCCCGCCATGCCTTTTGTCCATCTGCGCACCCATACCGAGTTCTCCGTCGTCGACGGCACCCTGCGAATCGACGACGCCGCGGATGCCGCGTCCCAGGACAAGCAGGTGGCCCTGGCCATCACCGACCTGGCCAATCTGTTCGGGGGGGTGAAGTTCTACAACGCCTGCCGCAAGGCGGGCGTGAAGCCCATCCTGGGCGCGGATTGCTGGATCGAGTCGGACGCCAGCGACAAGCCGCCCACCCGCGTGCTGCTGCTGGTGCAGAGCTACCAGGGTTATCTGAACCTTTGCGAGCTGCTGTCGCGTGCCTGGATACAGAACGTGCAGCGCAACCAGGCCTGCCTCAAGCTGGTGTGGATGGAGGAGCTGAACGAGGGCCTGATCTGCCTGTCCGGCGCCCAGTTCGGCGCCATCGGCCAGGCCCTGATGCAGGGCGACCAGCCGCGCGCCCGCGAATGGGCAGAGCGCCTGGCCGCCCTCTATCCGCAGCGCTTCTACATCGAATTGCAGCGCGCCGGCCTGCCCGGCCAGGAGGCGCTGGTGCGCAGCTCGGTGCCGCTGGCGGCCGAGCTGGGCCTGCCGGTGGTGGCCACGCACCCGGTCCAGTTCCTCGGTGAGGAAGATTTCGACGCCCATGAGGCGCGCACCTGCATCGCCGAGGGCGAGACCCTGGCCAACCCCAAGCGCATCAAGCGCTTTCTGCCGGGCCAGTACTTCAAGCCCCAGGCCGAGATGGAGGCGCTGTTCGCCGACATTCCCTCGGCGATCGCCAACACGGTGGAAATCGCGCGCCGTTGCAGCCTCAAGCTCACGCTTGGCAAGCCGCAGCTGCCCAACTTCCCCACGCCCATCCTGGACGATGGCTCGACCATGCCCATGGAAGCCTATTTCCGTGAGCTGAGCTACGAGGGCCTGGAGCAGCGCCTCGTGCAGCTGTTCCCCGACGCCGGCAAGCGCGATGCCGAGCGCCCGCGCTATGTGGAGCGGCTGGAGTTCGAGCTGGGCACCATCATCAAGATGGGCTTCCCGGGCTACTTCCTGATCGTGTCGGACTTCATCCGCTGGGCCAAGGCCAACGGCTGCCCGGTGGGGCCGGGCCGGGGTTCGGGCGCGGGCTCGCTGGTGGCCTATGTGCTCTCGATCACCGACCTGGACCCGCTGCAGTACAACCTGCTGTTCGAGCGCTTCCTGAACCCCGAGCGGGTCTCGATGCCCGACTTCGACATCGACTTCTGCCAGGGCAATCGCGACCGCGTCATCGACTATGTGAAGGACAAGTACGGCCGCCCCGCGGTGAGCCAGATTGCCACCTTCGGCACCATGGCGGCCAAGGCCGCGCTGCGCGATATCGGCCGCGTGCTGGGCATGGGCTTCGGCCATGTCGATTCCATCGCCAAGCTGATCCCGGCGCCGCCCGGCAAGACCGTGACCCTGGCCAGGCTGCCGCCCGACTTCGACCCCGACAAGGCCAAGGTGATCTACGCCCGCCACGAGGCGCCGGAGATCGAGGAGCGCGAGCAGCAGGAAGAGGAGGTGGCCGAGCTGCTCAAGCTGGCCGCGCGCGTCGAGGGCATGGTGCGCAATATCGGCATGCATGCCGGCGGCGTGCTGATCGCGCCGGGCAAGATCACCGATTTCTGCCCGATGTACCAGCAGCCGGGCTCGACCAGCGCGGTGAGCATGTACGACAAGGACGACGTCGAGGCCATCGGCCTGGTGAAGTTCGACTTCCTGGGCCTGGCCACGCTGACCATCCTGGAGCTGGCCAAGAACTTCATCATCGCGCGCTACCCGGATCGCCAGGACTTCGACTGGGCCAAGGTGCCGCTGGACGACCGCAAGGTGTTCAAGCTCTTCGGCGATGGCTTCTCGGAAAGCGTGTTCCAGTTTGAATCGCCCGGCATGCAGCGCCTGCTCAAGGACGCCAAGCCCTCGCGCTTCGAGGACCTGATCGCGCTGGTGTCGCTGTACCGCCCGGGCCCGATGGACCTGATCCCTTCGTTCGTGGCGCGCAAGCATGGCCGCGAGACCATCGAGTACCCGCATCCCTTGCTGGGCCAGGTGCTGGAGGAGACCTATGGCGTGATGGTCTACCAGGAGCAGGTGATGCAGGCGGCCCAGGTGCTGGGCGGCTACAGCCTTGGCGGCGCCGACATGCTGCGCCGCGCGATGGGCAAGAAGAAGGCCGAGGAAATGGCCATGCACCGCGAGATCTTCCGCAAGGGAGCCGCGGCCAAGGATATTTCGCAGGACAAGGCCGACGAGGTCTTCGACCTGATGGAGAAGTTCGCGGGCTACGGCTTCAACAAGTCGCACGCCGCCGCCTATGCCTTGCTGAGCTACCACACGGCCTGGCTGAAGACGCATTTCACGGCCGAGTTCTACGCCGCGAACATGACGATCGAAATGGACGACACCGACAAGCTCAAGGTGTTGCTCAACGACGCGCAGATCTTCGGCATTGAGTTCCAGCCGCCCTGCGTGAACCGCGGCGTCTACCGTTTCGAGCCCATCAGCAACAAGCTCGTCAACTACGGCCTGGGTGCCATCAAGGGCACGGGCCAGGGCGCCATCGAGGCGATCGTGGCGGCGCGCCAGTCGGGCGGCCCCTTCAAGAGCTTCTTCGATTTCTGCGCCCGCGTGGACCGCAAGGCCGTCAACAAGCGCGTGGTGGAGGCCCTCATCAAGGCCGGCGCCTTCGACACCCTGGAGGCCGAGCGCGCGCGCCTGCTGGCCAGCGTGGCGCTGGGATACACCTATGCCGACAAGCTGGCGCAGGACGCCGACCAGGGCGGGCTGTTCGACTTCGACGAGGGCGCCCATGGCTCCTCCTCGGCCGAGCCCGCGCTGGTGGACGCCGCGCCCTGGAGCATCAAGGAGCGCCTGAGTCTGGAGAAGACGGCGATCGGCTTCTACCTCTCCGGCCATCTGTTCGACCAGAGCGGCGAGGAGGTGCGCCGCATGGTGAAGCGCCGCATCGCCGATCTGCAGGACAGCCGCGATCCCATCATGGTGGCGGGCATCGTCTCGGACATGCGCATCATCAACGGCCACCGCGGCAAGGTGGCGATCTTCAAGCTCGACGACAAGAGCGATGCGATCGAGGCGGTGGCCAACGAGGAACTCATCAACGCCCACAAGGAGACGCTGGCCGAGGACGAGCTCATCATCGTCTCGGGCAAGGTGCAGAACGACCGCTTCTCGGGTGGCCTGCGGCTGAACATCCAGCAGCTGTGGAGCCTCACCGCGGCGCGCGCGCGCTTCGGCAAGTTCCTGCGCCTGCAGGCAAATGGCGTGACGCCGCCGGTGGCCGAGGTGGTGGCGGCCTGGCCGGCGCGCCGCGTCGAGGCCGAGCAGGGCACCCTGGTGCAGGGCCTGTCGCTGCGCCTGGCCGTCAAGCGCGAGGGCGCCAGCGCCGAGCTGGACCTGGGCGAGGCGGCCAAGTTCTGGCCCTGCGACGAGGCCCTGGCGAAGCTCGGCAACGCGCAGATCGTGTACGACTGAGGCGTCGCGGCGGCGCTGTTGCGCGGCGGCGAATGGCCCCTCTTTTGAGCGTTTGGCGCAACGGGGATTTCGGGCATGATCGCCTCAAGCGACAGCCATGGACACCCCGGCGCCCAACCCCTCCATCCCCACCACCGGCCTGATCCTGACCGGCGGCGGTGCCCGCGCGGCCTACCAGGTGGGCGTGCTGGCGGCGATCGCGCAATTGCGCCGCGATGCCGGGGTCACGGCCGCCAACCCGTTTCCGGTGATTGCCGGCACCTCGGCCGGCGCCATCAATGCCGGCACCCTGGCCTGTCAGGCGGACGACTTCGATGGCGCCGTCGATGGGCTGATGCACATCTGGCAGAACATCCATGTGGATCAGGTCTATGCCGCCGATGCCTTTGGCGTGATACGCACCGGCGCGCGCTGGATGACCATGATGAGCCTGGGCTGGGCGGTGGCGCGCTGGCATCGCAGCAAGCCGCGCAGCCTGCTGGACAACGAGCCGCTCGGCCGCCTGCTGCAGCGTTGGGTGCGGCTGGAGCGGCTGGACGACATGCTGGCGCAGGGCCATCTGCGGGCGCTGGCGGTGAGCGGCTCCAGCTACAGCTCGGGCCAGCATGTCACCTTCTACCAGACCCATGCGGCGCTGCAGCCCTGGATGCGCTCGCAGCGCATCGCCACACCCGCCAAGCTGAGCATCGAGCATCTGCTGGCGTCCTCGGCAATTCCCTTCATCTTCCCGGCCCAGTTGCTCGACCTGGAGGGGCAGGCCGAATGGTTTGGCGACGGTTCGATGCGCCAGAGCGCGCCGATCTCGCCGGCCATCCACCTGGGCGCCGAACGCGTGCTGGTGATAGGTGCCGGCCGCATGCATGAGCCGCCCGGGCGGCGCAGCACCCTGGTGGAGGGCCACCCCAGCATGGCGCAGATCGCCGGCCATGCGCTTTCCAACATCTTTTTGGATGCGCTGGCGGTGGACGTGGAGCGCCTGCAACGCATCAACAACACGCTCAGTCTGCTGCCCGCGGCGGCGCGCGAGGCCACGCCGCTGCGGCCGGT
This portion of the Paucibacter sediminis genome encodes:
- the dnaE gene encoding DNA polymerase III subunit alpha, with amino-acid sequence MPFVHLRTHTEFSVVDGTLRIDDAADAASQDKQVALAITDLANLFGGVKFYNACRKAGVKPILGADCWIESDASDKPPTRVLLLVQSYQGYLNLCELLSRAWIQNVQRNQACLKLVWMEELNEGLICLSGAQFGAIGQALMQGDQPRAREWAERLAALYPQRFYIELQRAGLPGQEALVRSSVPLAAELGLPVVATHPVQFLGEEDFDAHEARTCIAEGETLANPKRIKRFLPGQYFKPQAEMEALFADIPSAIANTVEIARRCSLKLTLGKPQLPNFPTPILDDGSTMPMEAYFRELSYEGLEQRLVQLFPDAGKRDAERPRYVERLEFELGTIIKMGFPGYFLIVSDFIRWAKANGCPVGPGRGSGAGSLVAYVLSITDLDPLQYNLLFERFLNPERVSMPDFDIDFCQGNRDRVIDYVKDKYGRPAVSQIATFGTMAAKAALRDIGRVLGMGFGHVDSIAKLIPAPPGKTVTLARLPPDFDPDKAKVIYARHEAPEIEEREQQEEEVAELLKLAARVEGMVRNIGMHAGGVLIAPGKITDFCPMYQQPGSTSAVSMYDKDDVEAIGLVKFDFLGLATLTILELAKNFIIARYPDRQDFDWAKVPLDDRKVFKLFGDGFSESVFQFESPGMQRLLKDAKPSRFEDLIALVSLYRPGPMDLIPSFVARKHGRETIEYPHPLLGQVLEETYGVMVYQEQVMQAAQVLGGYSLGGADMLRRAMGKKKAEEMAMHREIFRKGAAAKDISQDKADEVFDLMEKFAGYGFNKSHAAAYALLSYHTAWLKTHFTAEFYAANMTIEMDDTDKLKVLLNDAQIFGIEFQPPCVNRGVYRFEPISNKLVNYGLGAIKGTGQGAIEAIVAARQSGGPFKSFFDFCARVDRKAVNKRVVEALIKAGAFDTLEAERARLLASVALGYTYADKLAQDADQGGLFDFDEGAHGSSSAEPALVDAAPWSIKERLSLEKTAIGFYLSGHLFDQSGEEVRRMVKRRIADLQDSRDPIMVAGIVSDMRIINGHRGKVAIFKLDDKSDAIEAVANEELINAHKETLAEDELIIVSGKVQNDRFSGGLRLNIQQLWSLTAARARFGKFLRLQANGVTPPVAEVVAAWPARRVEAEQGTLVQGLSLRLAVKREGASAELDLGEAAKFWPCDEALAKLGNAQIVYD
- a CDS encoding patatin-like phospholipase family protein codes for the protein MDTPAPNPSIPTTGLILTGGGARAAYQVGVLAAIAQLRRDAGVTAANPFPVIAGTSAGAINAGTLACQADDFDGAVDGLMHIWQNIHVDQVYAADAFGVIRTGARWMTMMSLGWAVARWHRSKPRSLLDNEPLGRLLQRWVRLERLDDMLAQGHLRALAVSGSSYSSGQHVTFYQTHAALQPWMRSQRIATPAKLSIEHLLASSAIPFIFPAQLLDLEGQAEWFGDGSMRQSAPISPAIHLGAERVLVIGAGRMHEPPGRRSTLVEGHPSMAQIAGHALSNIFLDALAVDVERLQRINNTLSLLPAAAREATPLRPVEVLVIAPSRRIDELAAEHQHSLPPPIRAMLRSVGVAGEGKAATGSALTSYLLFEPSFTGELIMLGMSDTLAKRAEVQRFFGWPAQAPKVDPRSMRKRSAGFAEAQSAAVAEAAEAA